In a genomic window of Sardina pilchardus chromosome 20, fSarPil1.1, whole genome shotgun sequence:
- the cdkl1 gene encoding cyclin-dependent kinase-like 1, which produces MEKYEKIGKIGEGSYGVVFKCRNKDTGQIVAIKKFVESEDDPIIKKIALREIRMLKQLKHSNLVNLIEVFRRKRKLHLVFEYCDHTVLNELDRYPHGVPEHLVKSITWQTLQAVNFCHKQNCIHRDVKPENILITKQQVIKLCDFGFARILTGPCDYYTDYVATRWYRAPELLVGDTQYGPPVDVWAVGCVFAELLSGSPLWPGKSDVDQLYLIRKTLGDLIPRHQQVFSNNQFFSGVSVPEPLEMETLEQKYPNLSYQALSLMRGCLRMDPSERLTCEQLLEHPYFDSLREESESVARELNRATKRRSRQPRTKHLPPGYLPQLTSSSIFPALDNRNNKYYNLRKFNYHFPNI; this is translated from the exons ATGGAAAAGTATGAGAAGATTGGAAAGATTGGAGAGGGCTCATATGGAGTTGTATTCAAATGCAGAAACAAAGACACAGGCCAGATAGTGGCCATCAAGAAGTTTGTGGAATCTGAGGATGACCCTATCATTAAGAAAATCGCCCTCCGGGAAATCCGTATGCTTAAG CAACTAAAGCACAGTAACCTGGTTAACCTAATCGAGGTGTTTCGCCGCAAGCGCAAGCTGCACCTGGTGTTTGAGTACTGTGACCACACTGTCCTCAATGAGCTGGACCGCTACCCACATGG AGTTCCTGAGCACCTGGTGAAAAGCATCACCTGGCAAACACTCCAGGCTGTCAACTTCTGCCATAAACAAAAT tgTATCCACAGAGATGTAAAGccagagaacatcctcatcacCAAACAGCAGGTCATCAAGCTATGTGACTTCGGCTTTGCACGGATCCTCA CGGGACCCTGTGACTACTACACGGACTACGTGGCGACCCGGTGGTACCGGGCCCCAGAACTGCTGGTGGGGGACACACAGTACGGCCCCCCAGTGGACGTGTGGGCGGTGGGCTGCGTCTTCGCCGAGCTGCTCTCCGGCTCCCCCCTCTGGCCGGGTAAATCAGACGTGGACCAGCTCTACCTCATCAGAAAAACACTGG GAGATCTGATCCCCAGGCACCAGCAGGTGTTCAGCAACAACCAGTTCTTCAGTGGAGTATCTGTCCCTGAACCATTAGAGATG GAGACTCTGGAGCAGAAATACCCTAACCTCTCTTACCAAGCACTCAGTCTTATGAGg GGTTGCCTGCGGATGGATCCATCCGAGCGTCTGACGTGCGAGCAGCTACTTGAGCACCCCTACTTCGACAGCCTGCgcgaggagagcgagagcgtgGCACGGGAACTCAACCGGGCCACCAAGAGACGCTCGCGACAACCCCGCACCAAACACCTGCCTCCTGGG tATCTGCCTCAGCTAACCAGCAGTAGCATCTTCCCTGCCCTGGACAACAGGAACAACAAATACTACAACTTGCGCAAATTCAACTACCACTTCCCCAACATctaa